One window of Inquilinus sp. Marseille-Q2685 genomic DNA carries:
- a CDS encoding AraC family transcriptional regulator, translating to MCAGWEDRVQLDHYRDVLEWEPLPPQPHDLGDRRPSVPRGISTLAYAPEQQFEVWRSHLGSMLDARLPPGVTPAAGFLAEFMVCGLGGLSVAFGHADAYSYSHVLGQSGPGARRTPVGCWSLILLTVGELWVEGPDGETHVRPGELFLMSLDEPFRGRATRYGGLFLTLPRDMFAAAAANFDSASGAVLTGPLAALLVDYLRSLEARLIGMTVEDLVLAGRAPAQMLAACVGPSRDRQEQARGTIASILFDRARPHIQAHFGDPELTPERVAQDLRVSRSNLYRVFEQAGGVSRYIQQCRLFAAHAALTHESGRRIQDIAYSCGFKLASDFTRAFRREFGYSPREAREAWRKPAGPAVREPRPGLAPAPAE from the coding sequence GTGTGCGCGGGATGGGAAGACCGCGTCCAGCTCGACCATTATCGCGACGTGCTGGAGTGGGAGCCGCTCCCGCCGCAGCCGCACGATCTCGGCGACCGCCGGCCGTCGGTGCCGCGCGGCATCTCGACCCTGGCCTATGCGCCGGAGCAGCAATTCGAGGTCTGGCGCTCCCATCTCGGCTCGATGCTGGACGCCCGCCTGCCGCCCGGGGTGACGCCGGCGGCCGGCTTCCTTGCGGAATTCATGGTCTGCGGCCTGGGGGGCCTGTCCGTGGCCTTCGGCCATGCCGACGCCTATTCCTACAGCCATGTCCTGGGCCAGTCGGGTCCCGGGGCCCGCCGGACCCCGGTCGGCTGCTGGAGCCTGATCCTGCTGACGGTCGGGGAACTCTGGGTCGAAGGCCCGGACGGCGAGACCCATGTCCGGCCGGGCGAGCTGTTCCTGATGTCCCTGGACGAGCCGTTCCGGGGGCGCGCGACCCGCTATGGCGGGCTGTTCCTGACGCTGCCGCGGGACATGTTCGCCGCCGCCGCCGCGAACTTCGACAGCGCCTCGGGCGCCGTGCTGACCGGCCCGCTCGCCGCCCTGCTGGTCGACTATCTGCGCAGCCTCGAGGCGCGGCTGATCGGCATGACGGTGGAGGATCTGGTGCTGGCGGGGCGGGCCCCCGCCCAGATGCTGGCGGCCTGCGTCGGGCCGTCCCGCGACCGGCAGGAGCAGGCGCGCGGCACCATCGCCTCGATCCTGTTCGACCGTGCCCGCCCCCACATCCAGGCCCATTTCGGCGACCCCGAACTGACGCCGGAGCGCGTGGCCCAGGACCTGCGCGTCTCGCGCTCGAATCTCTACCGGGTGTTCGAGCAGGCCGGCGGTGTGTCGCGCTACATCCAGCAATGCCGCCTGTTCGCCGCCCACGCCGCCCTGACCCATGAGAGCGGGCGGCGGATCCAGGACATCGCCTACAGCTGCGGCTTCAAGCTGGCCTCGGACTTCACCCGGGCGTTCCGCCGCGAATTCGGCTACAGCCCGCGCGAAGCCCGCGAGGCTTGGCGCAAGCCTGCGGGGCCGGCCGTCCGGGAGCCGCGGCCCGGCCTGGCGCCCGCGCCGGCGGAGTGA
- a CDS encoding complex I NDUFA9 subunit family protein, with the protein MARPLATVFGGTGFLGRRVVRHLAEQGFAVRAASRHPGHDPPQAGDGAVEPVRADVADDRSVAAALAGARAVVNAVSLYVEHGRATFRSIHVDAAARVAREAQRAGVATLVHLSGIGADPASRSPYIRSRGEGERAVRAAFPEAILIRPAAMVGPDDALLVPLARMLRRAPVFPLFGRGRTRLQPAHVEDVAAAIVRAMAGQGGVTYELGGGAVYEYREMIELVARHVGRRPLLVPVPFPAWQALALVAEQLPHPPIARTQVELMEQDNVADPDMPGFPALDLTPSSVRQVLPLILPSG; encoded by the coding sequence GTGGCGCGACCGCTGGCCACGGTGTTCGGCGGCACCGGCTTCCTCGGCCGGCGCGTGGTGCGGCATCTGGCGGAGCAGGGCTTCGCCGTCCGGGCCGCGTCGCGACACCCCGGCCATGATCCGCCGCAAGCCGGCGACGGCGCGGTCGAGCCGGTGCGGGCGGATGTGGCCGACGACCGCTCGGTGGCCGCGGCCCTCGCCGGCGCCCGGGCCGTGGTCAACGCCGTCAGCCTCTATGTCGAGCATGGCCGGGCGACCTTCCGGTCCATCCATGTGGACGCCGCCGCCCGGGTGGCGCGAGAGGCGCAGCGGGCCGGCGTGGCGACCCTGGTCCATCTGTCCGGCATCGGCGCGGATCCCGCCTCGCGCTCCCCCTACATCCGCAGCCGCGGCGAGGGCGAACGGGCGGTGCGTGCGGCGTTCCCGGAGGCGATCCTGATCCGGCCCGCCGCCATGGTCGGGCCGGACGACGCCCTCCTGGTGCCGCTGGCCCGCATGCTGCGCCGGGCGCCGGTGTTTCCGCTGTTCGGCCGCGGCCGGACCCGGCTGCAGCCGGCCCATGTCGAGGATGTCGCGGCGGCGATCGTGCGGGCGATGGCGGGGCAGGGCGGTGTCACCTACGAGCTCGGCGGCGGCGCCGTCTACGAATATCGCGAGATGATCGAGCTCGTCGCCCGGCATGTCGGCCGCCGGCCGCTGCTGGTGCCGGTGCCGTTTCCGGCCTGGCAGGCGCTGGCCCTGGTCGCGGAGCAATTGCCGCATCCGCCGATCGCGCGGACCCAGGTGGAACTGATGGAGCAGGATAACGTCGCCGATCCGGACATGCCGGGGTTCCCGGCCCTGGACCTGACGCCGTCGTCCGTCCGCCAGGTTCTGCCGCTGATCCTTCCGTCCGGCTGA
- a CDS encoding NAD(P)-dependent oxidoreductase → MKPTIAVIAPGAMGSGVARRLTESGAVVTTLLDGRSAATVARARAAGMQAADEAAVAAADIILSIVPPGEAMALAERLAPALRAAPRKPVYVDCNAVNVETVQAIAALVAPTGAGFADGGIIGGPPAPGGAGGAGPVLYLAGPEAARLGVLGDLGLRIRVLDGPVGAASALKMSYAGINKGLTGLAAAMILAADRAGAGPALHAELADSQPQLLARFERSVPDMYAKAYRWVAEMREIADFLGPDDPARPIFEGMAGLYERLAADMAGEKRDIAALDAFLAIGKADAAA, encoded by the coding sequence ATGAAACCGACCATCGCCGTCATCGCCCCCGGAGCGATGGGCAGCGGCGTCGCCCGGCGTTTGACCGAAAGCGGCGCCGTCGTGACCACCCTGCTGGACGGCCGCAGCGCCGCGACCGTGGCCCGCGCCCGGGCCGCCGGCATGCAGGCGGCCGACGAGGCCGCGGTCGCCGCCGCCGACATCATCCTGTCGATCGTGCCGCCCGGCGAGGCGATGGCGCTGGCCGAGCGGCTGGCGCCGGCCCTGCGGGCCGCGCCGCGCAAGCCGGTCTATGTCGACTGCAACGCCGTGAACGTCGAAACGGTGCAGGCGATCGCCGCGCTCGTGGCGCCGACCGGCGCCGGCTTCGCCGATGGCGGCATCATCGGCGGGCCGCCCGCGCCCGGCGGAGCCGGAGGGGCGGGGCCGGTGCTGTACCTGGCCGGGCCGGAGGCGGCACGGCTCGGCGTGCTCGGCGATCTCGGCCTGCGCATCCGGGTGCTCGACGGGCCGGTCGGCGCCGCCTCGGCGCTGAAGATGAGCTATGCCGGCATCAACAAGGGCCTGACCGGGCTGGCCGCCGCCATGATCCTGGCGGCCGACCGGGCCGGTGCCGGCCCGGCGCTGCATGCCGAGCTGGCGGACAGCCAGCCGCAGCTGCTGGCCAGGTTCGAGCGGTCGGTGCCGGACATGTACGCCAAGGCCTATCGCTGGGTGGCGGAGATGCGCGAGATCGCCGATTTCCTCGGCCCCGACGACCCGGCCCGGCCGATCTTCGAGGGCATGGCCGGGCTGTACGAGCGGCTGGCCGCCGACATGGCGGGAGAGAAGCGGGACATCGCGGCACTGGACGCTTTCCTGGCGATCGGAAAGGCCGACGCGGCGGCTTAG
- a CDS encoding serine hydrolase, producing MMGELRWSAAAEAAAEIAAAWGPGEPGGGVAVFDARELRVEACGGGESLAGGTAFSGDTVVRYASGTKHVFAALALCQDGIGLDDPLGRLLPGRRGDLAAVTGGRALDMTGGLPDLRETLSLLGVPQGAAVSREESLEFLHRLTELNFPSGHEISYSNTGYRLVDAALLRRGLGFAELVRDRVAEPLGIGFRVPETWFDPIRGLGPGYWKDGSGAWQLAASGQHLSASGCLTGSLHDLVRWQQTVLADRGPGQGVLARLGAPRPLADGRPTGYGLGLAWSRLGAHRLVGHGGSLLGYKTYFLLDPEQGVGAAVVSNREDTVSFGTALKLMAALLGEELPQRGTAIPDGLYVAEQGPEWLELKDGVASFLGTGETLHCGEDGWSVSLSAHFPMRLRWTGEAVEGEIGHAARRFRPIAPDGVLDRVQGEWLCPEHHAAFTIAGERLEMGTGPIRTSAALVPLGGGRLLAEGRDEPWPKRIGLAFDGDTVRLALNRSRILRFRRG from the coding sequence GGGGACCGGGCGAGCCGGGCGGCGGCGTCGCCGTGTTCGATGCGCGGGAGCTGCGGGTCGAGGCCTGCGGCGGGGGCGAGAGCCTGGCCGGCGGCACCGCCTTCTCCGGCGACACGGTGGTGCGATACGCCTCGGGCACCAAGCATGTCTTCGCCGCGCTGGCGCTGTGCCAGGACGGCATCGGCCTGGACGATCCGCTCGGCCGGCTGCTGCCGGGGCGGCGCGGCGACCTGGCCGCGGTCACGGGCGGCCGCGCCCTCGACATGACCGGCGGGCTGCCGGACCTGCGCGAGACCCTGTCGCTGCTCGGCGTGCCGCAGGGCGCCGCGGTGAGCCGGGAGGAGAGCCTCGAGTTCCTGCATCGCCTGACCGAGCTGAACTTCCCGTCCGGGCATGAGATCTCCTACTCCAACACCGGCTACCGGCTGGTCGACGCGGCGCTGCTGCGCCGGGGCCTCGGCTTCGCCGAGTTGGTGCGCGACCGCGTCGCCGAACCGCTCGGCATCGGCTTCCGCGTGCCGGAGACCTGGTTCGACCCGATCCGCGGCCTCGGCCCCGGCTACTGGAAGGACGGAAGCGGCGCCTGGCAGCTCGCCGCCTCGGGCCAGCACCTCTCGGCCTCCGGTTGCCTGACCGGCAGCCTGCACGACCTGGTGCGCTGGCAGCAGACGGTTCTGGCCGACCGCGGGCCGGGGCAGGGCGTGCTCGCCCGGCTCGGCGCGCCGCGTCCCCTCGCCGACGGACGGCCGACCGGCTACGGGCTCGGCCTTGCCTGGTCGCGGCTCGGCGCGCACCGGCTGGTCGGGCATGGCGGCTCGCTGCTCGGCTACAAGACCTACTTCCTGCTGGACCCGGAGCAGGGTGTCGGCGCCGCCGTGGTGTCCAACCGCGAGGACACGGTCTCGTTCGGCACGGCGCTGAAGCTGATGGCGGCGCTGCTCGGCGAGGAGCTGCCGCAGCGCGGCACCGCGATCCCGGACGGGCTCTATGTGGCGGAGCAGGGGCCGGAATGGCTCGAGCTGAAGGATGGCGTCGCCAGCTTCCTCGGCACCGGCGAGACGCTCCATTGCGGCGAGGACGGCTGGTCGGTCTCGCTCTCCGCCCATTTCCCGATGCGGCTGCGCTGGACCGGCGAGGCGGTGGAAGGCGAGATCGGCCACGCCGCGCGCCGCTTCCGCCCGATCGCGCCGGACGGCGTGCTCGACCGGGTGCAGGGCGAATGGCTGTGCCCGGAGCACCACGCCGCCTTCACCATCGCCGGCGAGCGGCTGGAGATGGGCACCGGCCCGATCCGGACTTCGGCCGCGCTGGTGCCGCTGGGCGGCGGCCGCCTCCTGGCCGAGGGCCGGGACGAGCCCTGGCCGAAGCGGATCGGCCTGGCCTTCGACGGCGACACTGTCCGGCTGGCGCTCAACCGCAGCCGGATCCTGCGCTTCCGGCGGGGCTAG